From the genome of Lentimonas sp. CC4, one region includes:
- a CDS encoding alpha/beta hydrolase fold domain-containing protein — protein MKVLLALIVTALLVQFSLHAAPEKGSLVEQDRTLSWEFTPDPALPNVLILGDSISIGYTLQVRELLKGKANVFRPVNKTGSRPANCGGTTKGLRFIDGWLSMQKWDVIHFNWGLHDLKHVKEAGKDSKSNDPNDPVQASPEVYKQNLETLTAKIQATGALTIFATTTPVVPGTLNPLRTPEDPARYNAVAVSVMKSRGIRINDLYTYSMSHLDEWQLPKNVHFKPEGSAALAGKVARVIADELTVLAGGKPQKKAVKSNHVKDKGAKYLETGAKRALNVVYKQVGKRKLQFDLYYPTNNSSGEAPLIIYTHGGGWAAGSRAGVTKDLFAPLFTQLLEEGFAVATVDYRLFNKSGLVAMRDCVIDSKDAVRYLAKNADALGLDADRFYVFGDSAGGQIAQMLLLSPADTLTGDPELAEVDYNIVAGVSWYGPCDFRDMNLFNYDDRPDFKDRFGPRITPQAVTAAEKKERYKEMSPVMYLKRKSPPLLMIQGDTDTTIPVKHAYRMRKRARALEAPVEILIVKNAGHNWRRAGGDIEPSKEIITERTVAFFCQH, from the coding sequence ATGAAAGTCCTTTTAGCCCTTATCGTGACCGCACTCCTAGTGCAGTTCTCTCTTCATGCAGCTCCTGAAAAGGGGTCCCTGGTCGAGCAGGATCGAACGCTGAGTTGGGAATTCACTCCGGACCCAGCTTTACCTAATGTCTTGATTCTGGGGGACTCGATTTCGATTGGTTATACTTTGCAGGTGCGCGAACTGTTGAAGGGGAAAGCAAACGTCTTCCGCCCCGTCAACAAGACGGGCAGTCGTCCTGCCAACTGTGGGGGCACAACCAAAGGTTTACGGTTTATCGACGGGTGGCTCTCGATGCAGAAATGGGATGTCATTCATTTCAACTGGGGGCTACATGATTTAAAGCATGTCAAAGAGGCCGGCAAGGATAGTAAGTCGAACGACCCGAACGATCCCGTGCAGGCTTCGCCCGAAGTCTATAAGCAAAACCTTGAGACCCTGACTGCAAAGATTCAAGCCACTGGTGCGTTGACGATCTTCGCCACGACAACGCCTGTTGTGCCTGGCACACTCAATCCATTGCGCACGCCAGAGGATCCTGCCCGCTATAATGCTGTAGCGGTGAGTGTCATGAAGTCTCGTGGTATTCGGATCAATGATCTCTATACCTATAGCATGTCACATTTAGATGAGTGGCAGCTGCCGAAGAACGTTCATTTCAAACCAGAAGGTTCGGCAGCATTGGCTGGTAAAGTCGCTCGTGTGATTGCAGACGAGTTGACCGTGCTTGCAGGTGGGAAACCTCAAAAGAAAGCAGTCAAATCAAATCACGTGAAGGACAAAGGGGCGAAGTATTTGGAGACCGGAGCTAAGCGAGCGCTCAATGTGGTTTATAAACAAGTGGGGAAGCGCAAGTTACAGTTCGACCTCTATTACCCAACCAACAACTCTAGCGGTGAGGCACCTCTGATTATCTACACGCATGGAGGCGGATGGGCCGCTGGTAGTCGTGCAGGCGTTACCAAAGATTTGTTTGCTCCGCTGTTCACACAGTTACTCGAAGAAGGCTTCGCTGTTGCGACTGTGGACTATCGATTGTTTAATAAGTCGGGTCTGGTTGCGATGCGCGATTGTGTGATCGATTCGAAAGATGCGGTGCGCTATTTAGCTAAAAATGCAGATGCTTTAGGTTTGGATGCAGACCGCTTCTACGTGTTTGGAGATTCAGCAGGGGGGCAAATTGCGCAGATGTTGTTACTATCGCCAGCAGACACATTGACCGGAGACCCGGAATTAGCTGAGGTGGATTACAATATTGTCGCGGGTGTTTCTTGGTATGGTCCGTGCGACTTTCGTGATATGAACCTGTTTAATTACGATGATCGTCCCGATTTTAAAGACCGCTTTGGCCCTCGTATTACACCGCAAGCAGTGACTGCTGCAGAGAAGAAGGAGCGTTACAAAGAGATGAGTCCGGTCATGTATTTAAAGCGCAAGAGTCCGCCTTTGTTGATGATTCAAGGAGACACCGACACGACGATTCCTGTCAAGCATGCCTACCGTATGCGAAAGCGCGCGCGAGCTCTGGAGGCACCAGTGGAGATTTTAATTGTTAAGAATGCAGGGCACAATTGGAGACGAGCTGGCGGTGATATAGAGCCATCCAAAGAAATTATCACGGAACGCACTGTCGCATTCTTCTGTCAGCATTGA
- a CDS encoding sulfatase-like hydrolase/transferase, translating into MLLVFAALLQFCGVALADSTKPNVIFIYADDWGWGDLSSHDTDWLDTPHLDRLAAEGVDFQQFNVLNPICSPSRVASMTGRFSSRFGINDIFSGGSQMKEHPDWLNPKAPNTARYFKNAGYYTGHVGKWHMGRHGIPGAPEITDYGFDESIAYAGPGPQLNYEQVGDYAVKFIEENKDRPFYLNVWLHETHLPHEPSDASMEKWKHLDEQKQVYAAVISDGDNKVGQVLAALDKAGIADNTIVLFSSDNGPEETGTENRKMRKRNGKTDKYAWWYSVGTTGGLRGGKRSLYEGGVRTPFLVRWPGHIPAGTINNTTVFTAVDLLPTLCAAAGITLPENAELDGENLLAAFQGEKPLRTRPIFWLKRDHIKEPDLWPRLAVRDGDWKLVTTFEGDRTELYNLAENRSEDASNDLSKQNPEVAARLKTMVFDWYAELPTEADPACISKTYRKKEKKAK; encoded by the coding sequence ATGTTACTAGTGTTCGCTGCCTTATTGCAGTTCTGTGGGGTGGCTTTGGCTGACTCTACTAAGCCAAATGTGATTTTCATTTACGCGGATGACTGGGGATGGGGTGACCTCTCTAGCCATGATACGGATTGGCTAGACACTCCCCATCTAGATCGCTTGGCGGCAGAGGGAGTGGACTTCCAACAGTTTAATGTGCTGAACCCGATTTGTTCGCCAAGTCGCGTTGCGTCGATGACTGGACGCTTCTCATCACGTTTCGGGATCAACGATATTTTCAGTGGCGGCAGTCAGATGAAGGAACACCCAGATTGGTTGAACCCGAAGGCGCCGAATACTGCGCGCTATTTTAAAAATGCTGGCTACTATACTGGCCATGTCGGTAAGTGGCACATGGGGCGTCATGGTATCCCGGGTGCACCAGAGATTACTGACTATGGGTTTGACGAGTCGATTGCATACGCGGGACCAGGGCCTCAGTTGAACTATGAGCAAGTGGGTGATTACGCGGTGAAATTTATCGAAGAAAATAAGGATCGTCCGTTTTACCTGAATGTCTGGCTGCACGAAACACATTTACCGCATGAGCCAAGCGATGCATCGATGGAGAAATGGAAGCATTTGGACGAGCAGAAACAAGTGTATGCGGCTGTGATCTCCGATGGAGATAACAAGGTCGGCCAGGTGTTGGCTGCTCTGGACAAAGCAGGTATTGCTGACAACACGATCGTATTGTTTTCCAGTGATAATGGCCCCGAAGAGACGGGGACTGAAAATCGTAAAATGCGTAAGCGCAACGGTAAGACAGACAAGTATGCGTGGTGGTATAGTGTAGGCACGACCGGTGGTTTACGTGGAGGTAAGCGCAGTTTATATGAGGGTGGTGTTCGCACACCTTTCCTTGTCCGCTGGCCTGGGCATATTCCTGCTGGCACGATCAATAACACCACGGTGTTTACTGCGGTTGATTTGTTACCGACACTCTGTGCTGCTGCGGGCATTACACTTCCAGAAAATGCTGAGCTTGACGGTGAGAATTTGCTAGCTGCGTTTCAGGGTGAAAAGCCATTGCGCACCCGCCCAATCTTCTGGTTGAAGAGGGATCATATTAAGGAGCCTGACTTATGGCCACGCCTTGCAGTGCGTGATGGTGATTGGAAGTTGGTCACGACTTTCGAAGGAGACCGCACAGAGCTATACAATTTGGCTGAAAATCGCTCTGAGGATGCGAGCAATGATCTATCAAAACAGAATCCTGAGGTGGCTGCTCGCTTGAAGACGATGGTGTTTGACTGGTATGCAGAGCTGCCGACAGAGGCGGATCCTGCATGTATCTCTAAAACCTATCGTAAAAAAGAAAAGAAGGCAAAATAG
- a CDS encoding alpha-L-fucosidase: MKRILLPMIALTAGALSVSANANTKKAPNQPKGDVTFEYRFADDLKQTPDSIARQEQWFRDAKFGAFIHFGVYSTLEGEYEGRGNGFRYSEWIQVSAQMSADEYRKVAKTFNPVDFDADEWAKTFKDAGIQYVVITSKHHDGFALFDSMVSDYNIVDYTPFKRDIIKELSEACHKQGLKFGVYYSHAQDWDEPDAPYLNTRTKRSFLHPELPADFEPDFDSYLAEKSLPQVEELMKNYDLDLIWFDTPVDMTFERAKQFTDIVRQYRPNCLINSRIIHRGKGKILQENLKLFDYVSIGDKEVPTKKLPLYVESPDSVSSSFGYKTKGNHYYHTETEMIHRLVNTVCAGGNSLLNNGPMGNGQLDPEAVRLYGVIGDWLKVNGESIYGTVRNPLPERPEWGDCSASKDGKTLYLHVFEWPESGSITVEDMPGTATAAVFLANGEEATISQEGDILKVNLPDAPLDAYDTVIKVTL, encoded by the coding sequence ATGAAACGCATACTTTTACCTATGATCGCGCTGACCGCTGGGGCGCTGTCTGTCTCAGCCAATGCAAATACCAAAAAGGCGCCCAATCAGCCAAAGGGCGACGTCACCTTTGAATACCGCTTTGCGGACGATCTCAAGCAGACTCCGGACTCGATCGCTCGCCAAGAGCAGTGGTTTCGAGATGCGAAGTTTGGTGCCTTTATACACTTTGGCGTGTATTCGACGCTAGAGGGAGAATACGAAGGCCGCGGTAATGGCTTTCGTTATTCCGAGTGGATCCAGGTATCCGCACAAATGTCGGCAGACGAATACCGCAAAGTCGCTAAGACCTTTAACCCGGTTGATTTTGATGCCGACGAGTGGGCTAAGACCTTTAAGGATGCAGGCATTCAATATGTGGTGATCACTTCCAAGCACCACGACGGGTTCGCACTGTTTGATTCGATGGTGAGCGACTATAACATCGTCGATTATACGCCGTTTAAGCGCGATATCATTAAGGAATTGAGCGAAGCGTGCCACAAGCAGGGGCTCAAGTTCGGCGTCTATTATTCACATGCGCAAGACTGGGATGAGCCCGATGCACCCTATCTCAATACACGCACCAAGCGCAGTTTCTTACACCCGGAGCTCCCTGCAGACTTTGAGCCAGACTTTGATAGTTATCTCGCAGAGAAGAGCTTACCTCAGGTGGAAGAGTTGATGAAGAACTATGATCTCGATTTGATCTGGTTTGATACCCCCGTTGATATGACTTTTGAACGCGCAAAGCAGTTTACTGATATTGTGCGTCAGTATCGTCCGAACTGCTTGATCAATTCTCGTATTATCCACCGCGGTAAAGGGAAGATCCTACAGGAGAACTTAAAGCTCTTCGACTATGTGTCGATTGGTGATAAGGAAGTGCCGACCAAGAAGTTGCCGCTCTATGTGGAGTCGCCAGACAGCGTAAGCTCTTCCTTCGGTTATAAGACCAAAGGCAATCACTACTACCATACGGAGACAGAGATGATTCATCGCTTAGTGAACACCGTATGTGCGGGTGGCAATTCGCTGCTTAACAACGGCCCAATGGGGAACGGGCAGCTTGATCCCGAAGCAGTGCGCCTCTACGGCGTGATTGGTGACTGGCTCAAGGTGAACGGTGAATCGATCTACGGCACGGTTCGTAATCCGCTGCCAGAGCGTCCGGAGTGGGGCGATTGCTCTGCAAGTAAAGATGGTAAGACACTTTACCTACACGTGTTCGAATGGCCCGAATCCGGAAGCATTACGGTCGAGGATATGCCTGGCACTGCAACCGCAGCAGTGTTTTTGGCAAACGGCGAAGAAGCTACGATCTCTCAAGAAGGTGATATTTTGAAAGTCAACTTGCCCGATGCACCATTAGATGCATACGATACGGTGATTAAAGTTACCCTCTAA
- a CDS encoding alpha-L-fucosidase, producing the protein MNFKAKYIISFLLGSACLAAELPPSTGPIEPNWESMAENYEVPEWFVDGKIGVWMHWGIPSAAGDDRPNDGSWYGRNMYGGGKKLAKELSAWHTERYGPPEEFGYDQLIPLFKAENWDPDALVAFVKDNGARFVVPRDLPDAFVTGFKITLK; encoded by the coding sequence ATGAATTTTAAAGCAAAATATATCATCTCGTTCCTGCTCGGGAGCGCCTGTTTGGCAGCAGAACTGCCACCTTCCACTGGGCCGATTGAGCCCAATTGGGAGTCGATGGCTGAAAACTATGAAGTGCCGGAGTGGTTCGTTGATGGTAAGATCGGGGTATGGATGCACTGGGGGATTCCGTCCGCAGCTGGTGACGACCGTCCAAATGACGGTTCGTGGTATGGGCGTAATATGTATGGCGGTGGTAAGAAGCTCGCGAAAGAGCTATCTGCATGGCATACTGAACGTTACGGCCCTCCAGAAGAGTTTGGCTATGATCAATTGATTCCTTTGTTCAAAGCAGAGAATTGGGATCCTGATGCCTTGGTTGCTTTTGTTAAAGACAACGGTGCGCGTTTTGTGGTGCCTCGTGACTTGCCGGATGCGTTTGTCACTGGATTTAAGATTACGCTTAAGTAG
- a CDS encoding arylsulfatase: MKPLILIAAVLAALVQPAFSKNTPKPNVVIVITDDQGYGDLGFTGNSAIKTPNIDRLRSEGTLLNDFHVDPTCAPTRSALMTGRYSNRVGVWHTVQGRNMLRRREVTMANIFGDNGYATGLFGKWHLGDVYPYRPEDRGFQHTVYHQAGGVGQAPDYWGNDYFDDTYFVNGKPQRFEGFCTDVWFDEGMKFIKANKDKPFFAYISLNAPHKPLYCPLEYSDPYEGDPRVSYPEFYGMVTNIDDNMAKLMDMLKSEGLADNTILIFMTDNGTAAGLNGKGGGYDGGMRGSKNSEYDGGHRVPFILRWPNGKIEAGKSVERLTAHMDILPTFIDLCGLNAPEIDFDGSSLRELLYTDGTEWPDRAFVVESQRVVDPIKWRKSAVMTDQWRLINGTELYDIEADPKQANDVAEQYPEVFERMRAEYNTFWDDVSKEHDLISYMVIGSDEAPIVTLSSHDWLLDELPPWNQTHIINGDVAVESFWALEVEQAGEYEISLRRWPVEADKGINDGTYGKAYNYKQARMRIGEVDITKDIPAGAKEVTFKVTLEKGVTELAPLFIGPDGSATPYYAYVTHQAKPGWQTPAGMGMPVYDPTFGRVPPQEIIKELGE, translated from the coding sequence ATGAAACCATTGATACTGATCGCCGCTGTGTTGGCTGCCCTTGTGCAGCCAGCGTTTTCCAAGAATACACCGAAACCCAATGTCGTGATCGTCATTACCGATGATCAAGGCTATGGTGATTTGGGGTTTACCGGAAACTCTGCGATTAAGACGCCGAACATCGATCGTTTGCGCAGCGAGGGCACTTTGCTGAACGACTTTCATGTTGATCCTACCTGTGCGCCTACGCGCTCAGCGTTGATGACTGGCCGCTATTCCAATCGCGTTGGCGTGTGGCATACGGTGCAAGGGCGTAATATGTTGCGCCGCCGCGAGGTCACGATGGCAAATATCTTTGGCGACAATGGCTATGCGACTGGCTTATTCGGCAAATGGCACCTGGGTGACGTGTATCCATACCGTCCTGAAGATCGCGGCTTTCAGCACACCGTTTATCATCAAGCCGGCGGTGTCGGGCAGGCTCCTGACTACTGGGGCAACGATTACTTCGACGATACTTATTTCGTCAATGGCAAGCCACAGCGCTTTGAAGGGTTTTGCACGGATGTATGGTTCGATGAAGGCATGAAATTCATTAAGGCGAACAAAGATAAGCCGTTCTTCGCTTATATTTCACTCAATGCCCCGCATAAGCCGCTCTATTGCCCACTTGAGTATAGTGATCCTTATGAGGGTGACCCACGTGTATCGTATCCAGAATTCTACGGTATGGTGACCAATATCGACGACAACATGGCCAAACTCATGGACATGCTAAAATCTGAAGGGTTAGCAGATAATACCATCCTGATTTTCATGACTGATAATGGCACTGCTGCAGGACTCAATGGTAAGGGCGGCGGCTACGATGGTGGCATGCGTGGTTCGAAAAATTCTGAATACGATGGTGGGCACCGTGTGCCGTTCATCCTTCGCTGGCCCAATGGTAAGATCGAAGCGGGAAAATCTGTCGAGCGCTTGACCGCACACATGGATATATTGCCAACTTTCATCGACCTCTGTGGGCTGAATGCGCCAGAGATCGATTTCGATGGCTCCAGTCTGCGTGAGCTCCTGTATACCGATGGCACCGAGTGGCCAGACCGTGCGTTTGTAGTCGAATCACAGCGTGTGGTCGATCCGATCAAATGGCGTAAGAGCGCGGTCATGACTGACCAGTGGCGCTTGATCAATGGCACGGAACTCTACGACATTGAAGCAGATCCAAAGCAGGCAAACGATGTCGCTGAGCAATACCCTGAAGTGTTTGAGCGTATGCGTGCCGAATACAACACATTCTGGGATGACGTATCTAAGGAGCACGACCTGATCAGTTACATGGTCATTGGTTCCGATGAGGCGCCGATCGTTACGCTCTCATCACACGATTGGCTACTCGATGAACTACCACCATGGAACCAAACCCACATTATCAATGGCGATGTCGCTGTGGAGTCGTTCTGGGCGCTTGAAGTCGAGCAAGCAGGTGAATACGAAATCTCTTTACGTCGCTGGCCAGTTGAAGCCGATAAAGGCATCAACGATGGCACCTACGGCAAAGCCTATAACTATAAGCAAGCACGGATGCGTATCGGTGAGGTCGATATCACTAAGGACATTCCTGCTGGCGCGAAAGAAGTGACTTTTAAAGTTACTTTGGAAAAAGGTGTGACCGAGTTGGCTCCACTTTTTATTGGCCCAGATGGATCCGCTACACCGTATTATGCGTATGTCACGCACCAGGCTAAGCCAGGTTGGCAAACTCCCGCAGGCATGGGCATGCCAGTTTACGATCCTACATTCGGCCGCGTGCCGCCGCAGGAAATCATTAAAGAACTTGGGGAGTAA
- a CDS encoding LamG domain-containing protein, with amino-acid sequence MKSAKQPLLIVFVGLLFCGSAQAQIDVPTLGQGERADWLRGSWGALWLPEKTFNGNIEGVTIEPFLAQIDHLKTIDFVQIGLACPSIYSPVHSAPHAIIESLWQGDMDDNGDPLNLVVPRASAEDPFLSWIVAIDEAGLRTQVYVNSYNLLARNPDSIPDDYPELSARWEEYCDTNEEVQTFINNHPYLSVGDPDRRKYMFCYAEFILKEYSIRYGDLIDAWLFDSADNIMEACGDDAGSGELDDQRIYEAFADACHAGNPNAAVAFNNSVGTAAKPFATPSLFDDYTFGHPFGGAGDMVETESLYTRNFGICEYMSLHNGLPFATTDTRDWNDAVVGHFFPKQSTTSWNAGANPCLTDEEFVEWTSVGITNGGSIAWGTALWYVNLENPGYNLTLRDYALVQLELTDDSLSELQFPDAPNWRRADTPLPEATRDISYSHSLTDGVDFWDPAGGVIDSLTLVDAPSWLSIAETSAGSGVWELTGTPTETVATGYTFDLSITSGETESSRTVKLVVNVPIFPTESRTISGGAVWSDSALELTYDNNGTETDNRAISYSTESFQSSSGFTLTAYYTTGVVGNNASHNLSFGLVSDETDLSAYEGFNPFAVDTSVYSIGVNVTANQGASARGVNFTNGASTTTLDSAGTNVQFVKNASTPVVLEVWENGGWSYSINGVTEATGVIPDGFDLSQSYHVVVYGQDENGAGKSIQSLNLESRAIGLLADWNLDDISTAVVEDVSGHGFHGALINGTAVSGVNGGAVDFNGLAGGVTLPAAAFESISNEVSIAFWVFGDSNHPRADTVLSAVNTDGDRMLNIHLPWQNSLVIWDAGNSGGKNYDRISKLAEPSEYMERWNHWVFTKNATSGLMAIYLNGALWHSETGNITTISGITTDVLLGNDFEGRVYDGAIDALKLYDVALDASEVTELYEQYEGYDAWTSRYAALDGIDQDADDDQDGMSSLLEYTLMGNPVAPDQVLLPALDASGENFVFTFNRRAASATDTAQVFQYSPNLVDWYDLDITGVPASEVTVGDAFASVESVTVTVSKSVAVDGRLFGRLKVEAQ; translated from the coding sequence ATGAAATCTGCGAAACAACCCCTCCTTATAGTATTCGTTGGTTTATTATTCTGTGGAAGTGCTCAGGCGCAGATTGATGTGCCCACTCTCGGACAGGGAGAACGTGCGGATTGGCTGAGAGGCTCGTGGGGTGCGCTGTGGCTGCCGGAGAAGACCTTCAACGGTAATATCGAAGGTGTCACAATTGAGCCATTCTTAGCTCAAATTGATCATTTGAAGACGATTGATTTCGTTCAAATCGGTCTAGCCTGCCCGAGTATCTACTCTCCAGTGCATTCCGCTCCACATGCTATTATCGAGAGTCTTTGGCAGGGGGACATGGATGATAATGGCGATCCGCTCAACCTAGTGGTGCCACGTGCGTCCGCGGAAGACCCCTTTTTAAGCTGGATCGTCGCCATCGATGAGGCGGGGCTCAGAACGCAGGTGTATGTGAATTCTTACAATTTACTGGCACGCAACCCTGATAGTATTCCTGACGACTACCCTGAGCTGTCAGCTCGCTGGGAGGAATACTGCGATACCAATGAGGAAGTTCAGACTTTCATTAACAACCATCCGTATCTCTCAGTAGGTGATCCTGATCGTCGAAAATATATGTTCTGCTATGCAGAGTTTATCCTCAAAGAATACTCGATTCGTTATGGCGACTTGATTGACGCATGGCTGTTTGACTCAGCCGACAATATTATGGAAGCCTGTGGCGATGATGCAGGCAGTGGGGAATTGGATGATCAGAGGATCTACGAAGCCTTCGCGGATGCTTGCCATGCGGGTAATCCAAATGCAGCTGTTGCGTTTAATAACAGTGTCGGCACCGCAGCTAAGCCGTTTGCGACACCTTCGTTGTTTGATGACTATACCTTTGGGCATCCATTCGGCGGCGCGGGCGATATGGTCGAGACCGAGAGTTTGTATACGCGAAATTTTGGGATTTGTGAATATATGAGCCTTCACAATGGGCTGCCGTTTGCGACGACGGATACCAGAGATTGGAACGATGCGGTGGTGGGGCACTTCTTTCCCAAGCAGAGCACTACTTCTTGGAACGCTGGCGCGAATCCCTGTTTAACCGACGAGGAATTTGTGGAGTGGACCAGTGTTGGCATTACCAATGGCGGTTCCATCGCATGGGGCACTGCGCTCTGGTATGTGAACCTCGAAAATCCAGGTTATAATCTGACGCTGCGCGATTATGCATTGGTGCAGTTAGAACTGACGGATGATTCTTTGAGTGAACTTCAGTTTCCAGATGCACCGAACTGGAGGCGGGCTGACACACCATTGCCAGAGGCTACCCGTGATATTTCCTATAGTCATTCATTGACTGATGGGGTCGATTTTTGGGATCCTGCGGGTGGGGTGATTGACAGTTTGACATTGGTCGACGCACCATCGTGGCTCTCAATTGCGGAAACGAGTGCAGGCTCGGGAGTCTGGGAGTTGACAGGCACTCCGACGGAGACTGTCGCAACGGGTTACACTTTCGATCTCAGTATTACAAGTGGCGAGACGGAGTCATCGAGAACGGTGAAATTGGTAGTCAACGTGCCTATCTTTCCGACTGAGAGTCGGACGATTAGTGGCGGGGCCGTTTGGTCGGATTCGGCCCTTGAGTTGACTTACGATAATAATGGAACTGAGACTGATAATCGGGCGATCAGTTATTCCACTGAATCGTTTCAGTCGAGTAGTGGTTTTACCCTGACTGCCTATTACACCACCGGCGTGGTCGGTAATAATGCATCGCACAATTTATCGTTCGGCTTGGTGAGTGACGAGACTGACCTGTCTGCTTACGAGGGTTTCAATCCGTTTGCCGTCGATACCAGCGTTTATAGTATAGGCGTGAATGTGACTGCGAATCAGGGAGCGTCGGCACGCGGAGTGAATTTTACCAACGGAGCATCGACCACGACGCTCGATAGTGCGGGCACGAATGTGCAATTTGTGAAGAATGCTTCGACGCCCGTCGTGCTGGAGGTGTGGGAGAATGGCGGTTGGAGCTATTCGATCAATGGAGTGACTGAGGCGACTGGAGTCATCCCCGACGGCTTTGACTTGAGTCAGAGTTACCACGTGGTGGTGTATGGTCAGGACGAAAATGGGGCTGGTAAATCGATCCAATCGCTGAACTTGGAATCTCGAGCGATCGGCCTGCTGGCTGATTGGAATCTAGATGATATATCTACTGCCGTGGTCGAGGATGTTTCGGGCCATGGTTTTCATGGCGCTCTGATCAATGGCACTGCGGTGAGCGGTGTGAATGGCGGGGCAGTGGACTTCAATGGATTAGCTGGCGGTGTCACGCTCCCCGCTGCTGCCTTTGAGTCTATTAGCAACGAAGTGTCGATCGCGTTCTGGGTGTTTGGAGACAGCAATCACCCTCGGGCAGATACAGTTTTAAGTGCGGTGAATACGGATGGAGATCGGATGTTAAACATTCACCTGCCGTGGCAGAACTCTTTAGTGATTTGGGATGCTGGGAATAGCGGCGGCAAGAACTATGATCGTATTTCCAAGCTTGCCGAGCCTTCTGAATATATGGAGCGCTGGAATCATTGGGTATTTACTAAGAATGCAACCAGTGGGCTGATGGCGATTTATCTAAATGGTGCGCTCTGGCACAGTGAAACGGGTAATATCACCACGATCAGCGGGATTACGACGGATGTATTACTAGGCAACGACTTTGAGGGACGGGTCTATGATGGTGCCATTGATGCGCTGAAACTCTATGATGTCGCACTGGATGCGAGCGAGGTCACTGAACTCTATGAACAATACGAAGGATATGACGCATGGACTAGCCGTTACGCAGCTTTGGACGGCATTGATCAAGATGCGGATGACGATCAGGATGGCATGTCGAGCTTGTTAGAATACACACTGATGGGAAATCCCGTGGCACCAGATCAAGTGCTTTTGCCTGCGCTAGACGCTAGCGGAGAGAATTTTGTATTCACCTTTAATCGCCGTGCGGCGTCGGCCACTGATACCGCGCAGGTCTTCCAATACAGCCCGAATCTAGTGGACTGGTATGATCTGGACATCACTGGCGTGCCAGCATCCGAAGTCACTGTCGGTGATGCCTTCGCGAGTGTCGAGTCCGTGACCGTGACCGTGAGTAAAAGCGTAGCAGTGGATGGCCGCCTGTTTGGCCGTCTAAAGGTGGAAGCTCAGTAG